One window of the Conexibacter sp. SYSU D00693 genome contains the following:
- a CDS encoding ABC transporter permease: MRTAKAVAQRNLRKPAVSPLPLLSELVSFAWALGGELRHVRPYGAEVLRQAGLIAAGSVAVIVGLAFLAGGSCGLESTALARSFGFDPIAGGFSAWCTLREVVPFVFGYILAAKVGCGFVAELGAMRVQEEVDALESMGVRSLAYLAGTRMLACAIVLPVAYALSIAGSYAAAYLMSVVRFGDVSPGTWIDKFLAFQDGWDLVFSGVKGLVIAAFVLLVSLYYGYGVRGGPVEVGTATARSMAVNIVGVTAISMVGTLVFWGANPRLPLG, encoded by the coding sequence ATGAGGACCGCGAAGGCCGTCGCCCAGCGCAACCTCCGCAAGCCGGCCGTCTCGCCGCTGCCGCTGCTCAGCGAGCTCGTCTCCTTCGCCTGGGCGCTGGGCGGCGAGCTGCGCCACGTGCGCCCCTACGGCGCCGAGGTGCTGCGCCAGGCGGGGCTCATCGCCGCGGGCTCCGTGGCGGTCATCGTCGGCCTGGCCTTCCTGGCCGGCGGCTCGTGCGGCCTGGAGTCCACGGCGCTCGCGCGCTCCTTCGGGTTCGACCCGATCGCCGGCGGCTTCAGCGCGTGGTGCACGCTGCGCGAGGTCGTCCCGTTCGTCTTCGGCTACATCCTGGCCGCGAAGGTCGGCTGCGGCTTCGTCGCCGAGCTCGGCGCGATGCGGGTGCAGGAGGAGGTCGACGCGCTCGAGTCGATGGGCGTGCGCTCGCTGGCCTACCTCGCGGGGACCCGGATGCTGGCCTGCGCGATCGTCCTGCCGGTCGCCTACGCGCTGAGCATCGCCGGCTCCTACGCCGCCGCCTACCTCATGTCGGTCGTGCGCTTCGGGGACGTCTCGCCCGGCACGTGGATCGACAAGTTCCTCGCCTTCCAGGACGGGTGGGACCTCGTCTTCAGCGGCGTGAAGGGGCTGGTCATCGCCGCCTTCGTCCTGCTCGTCTCGCTGTACTACGGCTACGGCGTGCGGGGTGGACCCGTGGAGGTCGGAACCGCGACCGCGCGGTCGATGGCCGTGAACATCGTCGGCGTCACCGCCATCTCGATGGTGGGGACGCTCGTCTTCTGGGGCGCCAACCCGCGCCTGCCGCTGGGATGA